The Thermomicrobiales bacterium sequence CAGGAAATCGCCGACTACATTTGGAGCCGCCACAAAGAGTTCAAGACCGAGCTTTGGACGGTCGAAGAAGCAATCCATGAGGCGATGTCGACCGAGCTTGGCCCGGTGGTGCTCGCCGACCTTGGCGACAACCCCGGTGGCGGGACCGCCGCGGACGGAACGTCGCTTCTCTGGGGACTGATGGACCTGGGCGCCGAGGGAGCGGTCGTGTCGACGATCCGCGACCCAGCCGTGGTCGCGCTGGCGTTCGAGGCGGGCGAAGGCGCAACCATCGAAACGATGCTCGGCGGCAAGACGGATGAGCGGCATGGTTACCCAATTCCCATCGTCGCAACGGTTGATCGTCTGAGCAACGGGGATTTCGTCTATGACGGTCCAATGGAAGCGGGTGTGCATGACACGCTGGGGCGTACAGCCGTGCTGCGCGTGCAGGGACGCTATGGGCATACGGTGACTGTCATCGTTTGCGAGCGTAGGGTGCAGTCGCTCGACACGGCGATTCTGCGCTCGCAAGGGATCGAGCCAGCTGACTGCAAGATCATCGCGCTCAAGTCAGCTGTGCATTTCCGCGGTGCGTTCATGCCGATCGCTTCACGAATTCTGGAAGTCGATACCCCTGGGCTGACCTCGCTCGACTACACTCGCTTTCCGTATCAGCGGCTGACACGGCCGATCTGGCCAATGGATGAGATCTAGCCTCCCAACAGAAAGGCCTCAACCGTGGAAACGTTCAATCTCTACATGGACGAACTGTCGGGCGATCTGAACGGCGATGCCGATCGGTTCGTCGAGGTGCAGTTCCGCATCGTTCCGGCCAGCGCCGATGAGGGTGATCCCGAAGTCGACGCAGTGCTTGCCGGACTCGATATCTTCGATCTGATCGACCTGCGTGACGAGATTCAGGGCGTGATCGACGCGCTTGCTACTGCCGGGTTCGAAAGCGACGATGACGGCGGGATCGATCTGCCCGCATAGTCCGCTAGCGCAAGCCGGATACAAGTGAAATGAGCGCCATCACAAGAATGATGACGCCAGCCGCCAGGTCGACGCGGGTGATCCAGGTCGGGGTGAGCCGGTGCCGAACGCGCGAGAGCACTCCACAGAGAAAGAGCCACCAGAGCATCGAACCGGCGAACACGCTTGCGACCAGCAGAGCCGAGTCGGCGGTGCTCGACCCTAGAGAGAGCCCCAACCCCCCAAAGATCGCGGCGAACGAGAGAATAGTGGTCGGATTGGAGAGCGTCAGGAGGAACATCGACCCGACGATGCGCCCCAGGCTCTGCGAGGCCGCTGTCTCCGTGCGAGCCTCCACTGGTGAGCGTGCATTCTGCAGAATGCGCCAGGCGATCAAGAGCAACGCGATGCCGCCGGCAATCCGAATGATCCGCTGGTGGTCGATCAACAGGTCGGAAAGCGACGTCAACCCGAACGCGGCAATGGCCCCATAGGTTGCATCGGCCAACGCAATACCGAGACCGGAAACAAGACCAGCGGCGAGACCGCGCTCGATTGCGCGACGCATGGTGAGCATCGACATGGGGCCGATCGGTGCGGCCACCGAGAGCCCGATGAGCACTCCTTTGAGCGCAAGGGAGAGATCCATGCAGATTCCTGGATTCGAGTTACGTGCTAGTGGGTCAAGGGTTGGGCCGCCAGTCCAGACCGAGTGTAGAGTTGCACCATCTCGGCCTGGACGTCATGTTGGGACTCGACCCCCATCGTTCGGAGCATTGTCCAGGCGCCATCGTTGCCCAAGGTCCAGGAATCCTCGACATCTGTCAGATAGAGCGGAATGACTGTATCCCGCAAGTATGCGACCAGGCGCGGGTCTTCGACCGGAAACACCACCTCGATGCGCCGATCGAGATTGCGTTCCATGAGATCAGCGCTGCCGAGATAGATCTCATCGTTTCCACCATTGCCAAAGTAGTACAGGCGGCTATGTTCGAGGAAGCGGCCGATCACGCTGCGAACCCGGATGTTCTCGCTCCAGCCCTTCACGCCCGGACGCAAGCAGCATGCCCCGCGAATGATGAGGTCGATCTGCACGCCTTCTTTCGACGCCAAGTAGAGCGCGCGGATGAGCTCCCGATCGACCAACGAGTTCATCTTGAAGATGAGGCGTCCATTGCCGTTCGCGCGGTGCGCGACGATCTCACGTTCGATGGCGCGCAAGAAGTGATCACGCAACGATCGCGGCGCGACCCAAATCTTGCGGTATTCCTCTTGCTCGGAATAACCAGTCAGCACATTGAAGAGCTCAGAAACATCGCTGGTAATGTCGGCATCTGACGTGAAGATGCTCAAGTCCTCGTAGAGCCGCGCGGTACCGGCGTTGTAGTTGCCAGTCGAAAGATGCACGTAGCGGCGGAGCCCATCGGCCTCGCGACGCACGACGAGCGTCACTTTGCAGTGCGTCTTGAGCCCGGCGATGCCATAGGCGACATGGACGCCATGATGCTCGAGCTGCTGCGCCCAGCTGATGTTGTTTTCCTCGTCGAAGCGCGCTTTGAGCTCGACGAGCACGGCGACCTGCGTGTCGTCGTCACGCGCCTCGATCAGCGCAGGGATCAAGGGAGAGTCTCGGCCGATCCGATAGAGGGTCTGCTTGATCGCGACTACCTCGGAATCGGTCGATGCCGCTTTCAAGAAGTCGGTGAAGATGGCAAAGCTCTGATACGGATGGTGGACGAGG is a genomic window containing:
- a CDS encoding LysE family translocator, encoding MDLSLALKGVLIGLSVAAPIGPMSMLTMRRAIERGLAAGLVSGLGIALADATYGAIAAFGLTSLSDLLIDHQRIIRIAGGIALLLIAWRILQNARSPVEARTETAASQSLGRIVGSMFLLTLSNPTTILSFAAIFGGLGLSLGSSTADSALLVASVFAGSMLWWLFLCGVLSRVRHRLTPTWITRVDLAAGVIILVMALISLVSGLR